A single Bdellovibrionota bacterium DNA region contains:
- a CDS encoding GTPase ObgE → MSKTPRFVDEAKIFVKAGDGGDGHVGFRRVKFIPKGGPDGGDGGRGGDILLVGSPH, encoded by the coding sequence AAACTCCCCGATTCGTGGATGAAGCGAAAATCTTCGTCAAAGCCGGTGACGGCGGAGACGGTCACGTCGGTTTCCGCCGAGTGAAATTCATACCCAAAGGGGGGCCGGACGGGGGGGACGGCGGCCGCGGGGGGGACATACTGCTTGTGGGTTCTCCCCAT